Proteins encoded in a region of the Isosphaeraceae bacterium EP7 genome:
- a CDS encoding copper homeostasis protein CutC, with translation MIESKSRRVLLEVCIASVDDAKVAEAGGADRLELNAALGLGGLTPSLGALVEVRRAVRLPLIPMIRPRPGGFCYSTADFDVMRRDLDLALEHGADGFAFGVLHESGEVDLERCRILMGQAAGREAVFHRAFDVVPDPFRALEQLIDLGVRRVMTSGQEETAYQGAALISRLIERAAGRIEILPAGGINKFTLADVLERTDCDQVHASLRGSRPDPSTSARPAVSFGGSFRPPEDRFDATDASKVSDLRGRLDLSEGLR, from the coding sequence ATGATCGAATCCAAGTCTCGACGTGTGTTGCTGGAAGTTTGCATCGCCTCGGTCGACGACGCGAAGGTCGCCGAGGCGGGCGGGGCGGACAGGCTGGAACTCAACGCGGCGCTCGGCCTGGGGGGCCTGACCCCCTCGCTGGGCGCCCTCGTCGAGGTCCGCCGCGCAGTCCGCCTCCCCTTGATCCCCATGATCCGCCCGCGCCCCGGGGGCTTCTGCTACAGTACGGCCGATTTCGATGTCATGAGGCGCGACCTGGACTTGGCCCTGGAGCACGGTGCCGACGGCTTCGCATTCGGTGTCCTTCATGAGTCGGGCGAGGTCGACCTTGAGCGTTGCCGGATCTTGATGGGCCAGGCGGCTGGCCGAGAGGCGGTCTTCCACCGGGCGTTCGACGTGGTTCCCGACCCGTTCCGGGCGCTGGAGCAGCTGATCGACCTGGGCGTGCGGCGGGTGATGACCAGCGGCCAGGAGGAGACCGCCTACCAGGGTGCGGCCCTGATCTCGCGGCTGATCGAGCGTGCGGCGGGGCGGATCGAGATCCTGCCGGCGGGGGGGATTAACAAGTTCACGCTTGCGGATGTGCTGGAGCGTACGGACTGCGATCAGGTCCACGCGTCGTTGCGTGGGAGCCGGCCCGACCCGTCGACCTCGGCCCGGCCGGCGGTGAGCTTCGGCGGATCGTTCCGGCCGCCCGAGGACCGATTCGACGCGACCGATGCGTCGAAGGTGTCCGACCTGCGAGGGCGGCTGGATCTCAGCGAGGGACTGCGCTAG
- a CDS encoding HAD-IA family hydrolase, with protein sequence MTSTIPHDAPPTTLRLLRGVIFDMDGVLVDSEPFIAEAASRMFAEKGFTVGHEAYRPFVGMGEDRFIGGPAEALGIPLDPVADKARTYAIYIELIKGKLGPLPGVHDFVAECRRRGLAIAVASSADAIKVNANLSAIGLPPDRFDAVVDGLQVARKKPAPDIFLEAARRLNLPPANCLVVEDAIAGVAAAKSAGMRCLGLTTTFKADQLSEADWTAADLAHAPVATIDW encoded by the coding sequence ATGACCTCGACCATTCCCCACGACGCCCCCCCGACGACCTTACGACTCCTGCGGGGGGTGATCTTCGACATGGACGGGGTACTCGTCGACTCCGAGCCGTTCATCGCCGAGGCCGCCTCGCGGATGTTCGCCGAGAAGGGCTTCACCGTCGGCCATGAGGCTTATCGGCCGTTCGTCGGGATGGGCGAGGATCGGTTCATCGGCGGCCCGGCCGAGGCTCTGGGCATCCCGCTCGACCCGGTCGCCGACAAGGCGCGGACTTACGCGATCTACATCGAGCTGATCAAGGGGAAGCTCGGGCCGCTGCCCGGCGTCCACGACTTCGTCGCCGAGTGCCGTCGCCGAGGGCTGGCAATCGCCGTGGCCTCCAGCGCAGATGCCATCAAGGTGAACGCCAATCTCTCCGCGATCGGCCTGCCCCCGGACCGATTCGACGCGGTGGTTGACGGGCTGCAAGTCGCCCGCAAGAAGCCGGCCCCAGACATCTTCCTTGAGGCCGCCCGCCGCCTGAATCTCCCGCCGGCCAACTGCCTCGTCGTGGAAGATGCCATCGCCGGAGTGGCCGCCGCCAAGTCGGCCGGCATGCGCTGCCTGGGGCTGACCACCACCTTTAAGGCCGACCAGCTTTCCGAGGCCGACTGGACCGCCGCCGACCTGGCCCATGCCCCGGTCGCCACGATCGACTGGTGA
- a CDS encoding TolC family protein, with product MRERTRSIRRRAALAALPLASLAGPGCASTLWQHAGDDAQVVQVAHLDAEATTPPQPMATRIAGVPAGDGLAKASLDTLIRHALAENREVQAARADVLALRERIPQVTALMDPMTQNTIFPFPSNGPQYSLMGYMPYDLMITQQFPWFGTLRLRGISAGQEVRSALFTLATRQLEVVASVKQSYYELAYNRQAAAILARNRTLAEDVAEIARVRNRSGNSGRQDVLRAEAAVAELDRERIDIDRGLAESSAALAEQLHVDPSTAFDAPAEPVPAAAPAALDRLHQLAAASRPELQTRLADLARDETEVALARKQFYPTVDLGIAYSLMTRRNAMSPMADGRDNVGFVVGFNLPIYRKKYRAAVCEAQARAMADARRYEADRDRTFREITDLFAQARSQSESARVLRDEVLSRREQALELAASDYRAGNTDYVSLNTARQEVLQVQLQLARLEADLGQSLAGLEQAVGVQLGENPPAAPPAEMQPPPETTTPGPFPAAEPEPASAVPR from the coding sequence ATGCGGGAGCGGACACGATCGATCAGGCGACGCGCGGCCCTGGCCGCGCTGCCGCTGGCCTCGCTGGCCGGCCCGGGCTGCGCCTCGACGCTCTGGCAGCATGCCGGCGACGACGCCCAGGTCGTCCAGGTCGCGCACCTCGACGCCGAAGCCACCACTCCCCCGCAGCCGATGGCCACCCGGATCGCCGGGGTCCCCGCCGGCGACGGCCTGGCGAAGGCCTCGCTGGATACCTTGATCCGTCACGCCCTGGCCGAGAACCGTGAGGTGCAGGCCGCGCGGGCCGACGTACTGGCCCTGAGGGAGCGCATCCCGCAGGTCACGGCGCTCATGGACCCGATGACGCAGAACACCATCTTCCCCTTCCCCAGCAACGGCCCGCAGTACAGCCTGATGGGCTACATGCCCTATGATCTCATGATCACGCAGCAATTCCCCTGGTTCGGCACCCTCCGCCTCAGGGGCATCTCCGCCGGGCAAGAGGTGCGATCGGCCCTGTTCACTCTGGCCACCCGACAGCTGGAAGTCGTCGCCTCGGTCAAGCAATCCTACTATGAGCTGGCCTACAACCGGCAGGCCGCCGCGATCCTGGCCCGCAACCGGACGCTCGCCGAAGACGTGGCCGAGATCGCCCGGGTCCGCAACCGCTCCGGCAACTCGGGCCGGCAGGATGTCCTCCGCGCCGAGGCCGCCGTCGCCGAGCTCGACCGCGAGCGAATCGACATCGATCGCGGCCTGGCCGAGTCGAGCGCCGCGCTGGCCGAGCAACTCCATGTCGACCCGAGCACCGCATTCGACGCCCCCGCCGAGCCCGTCCCGGCCGCCGCGCCGGCCGCGCTCGACCGCCTGCATCAGCTCGCCGCGGCCAGCCGCCCCGAGCTCCAGACCAGGCTGGCCGACCTCGCCCGCGACGAGACCGAGGTCGCCCTGGCCCGCAAGCAGTTCTACCCCACGGTCGATCTCGGCATCGCGTACAGCCTGATGACCAGGCGCAACGCCATGTCCCCCATGGCCGACGGTCGCGACAACGTCGGCTTCGTCGTCGGCTTCAACCTGCCCATCTACCGCAAGAAGTACCGGGCCGCCGTCTGCGAGGCCCAGGCCCGCGCCATGGCCGACGCTCGACGGTATGAGGCCGACCGCGACCGCACGTTCCGCGAGATCACCGACCTCTTCGCCCAGGCCAGGAGCCAGTCGGAGAGCGCCCGCGTTCTCCGCGACGAGGTCCTCTCACGCCGCGAGCAGGCCCTGGAGCTGGCCGCCAGCGACTACCGCGCGGGCAACACCGACTACGTCTCCCTGAACACTGCCCGCCAGGAAGTGTTGCAAGTCCAGCTCCAGCTTGCCCGCCTTGAAGCCGACCTCGGCCAGTCGCTCGCCGGTCTGGAGCAGGCGGTCGGCGTGCAACTGGGCGAGAACCCGCCGGCGGCCCCGCCCGCCGAAATGCAGCCGCCCCCCGAGACCACCACGCCCGGCCCGTTCCCGGCCGCCGAGCCCGAGCCCGCTAGCGCAGTCCCTCGCTGA
- a CDS encoding DUF1552 domain-containing protein, with protein MNNASRLSRRTVLRGLGTAMALPWLEAMAPATVRAAGAAVAGAPPKRLAFLYVPNGVRMEAWTPKFIGNDYELPPILSPLASLRNDVTVLTGLAQDNAHAKGDGGGDHARSLASFLTGTHPFKTDGANLKAGVSVDQLAAQKIGQTTRFASLEMGCDRGAQSGACDTGYSCAYSSNISWRSESTPVAKEINPRLVFERLFASDAGGAAGRRNRYRASILDFVAEDARQLQTRLGSGDRRKLDEYFTGVREIERRIAGAALPTPDVPDDFTRPTGVPKDYAEHISLMLDLMVLAFQGDVTRISTFMYANEGSNRSYPFIGVPEGHHDISHHGRDPVKNAKIQAINTFHVAQLARFLSKLKAIPEGDSTVLDNSMIVYGSGIGDGDRHNHNDLPVLLAGGSNLSIQPGRHLVYPKDTPMNNLYLSMLRRVGVEADRLGDSTGHLSGLEG; from the coding sequence ATGAACAACGCAAGCCGCCTGTCTCGTCGTACGGTGCTCCGCGGCCTCGGGACCGCCATGGCGCTCCCCTGGCTCGAGGCAATGGCCCCGGCCACCGTCCGCGCCGCCGGAGCGGCCGTCGCCGGAGCCCCGCCCAAGCGGCTGGCCTTCCTGTACGTCCCCAACGGCGTCCGAATGGAAGCCTGGACGCCCAAGTTCATCGGCAACGACTACGAGCTGCCGCCGATCCTGTCGCCCCTGGCCTCGCTGCGCAACGACGTCACGGTGCTGACCGGGCTGGCGCAGGACAACGCCCATGCCAAGGGAGACGGCGGCGGCGACCACGCGCGGTCGCTGGCCAGCTTCCTCACCGGCACGCATCCGTTCAAGACTGACGGGGCCAACCTCAAGGCGGGCGTCTCCGTCGACCAGCTCGCGGCTCAGAAGATCGGCCAGACGACCCGGTTCGCCTCGCTGGAGATGGGCTGCGACCGCGGCGCCCAGTCGGGCGCCTGCGACACCGGCTACAGCTGCGCCTACTCGTCGAACATCTCCTGGAGGTCGGAATCGACGCCGGTCGCCAAGGAGATCAACCCTCGGCTCGTCTTCGAACGCCTCTTCGCCAGCGATGCCGGCGGGGCCGCGGGCCGCCGCAATCGCTATCGGGCCAGCATCCTCGACTTCGTCGCCGAGGACGCCCGCCAGCTCCAGACCAGGCTCGGCTCGGGCGACCGTCGCAAGCTCGACGAGTACTTCACCGGGGTCCGCGAAATCGAACGGCGGATCGCCGGAGCGGCGCTCCCCACGCCCGACGTGCCCGATGACTTCACCCGGCCCACCGGGGTGCCCAAGGACTATGCCGAGCACATCAGCCTGATGCTCGACCTGATGGTCCTGGCCTTCCAGGGGGACGTCACCCGCATCTCCACCTTCATGTACGCCAACGAGGGGAGCAACCGCAGCTACCCGTTCATCGGCGTGCCCGAGGGGCACCACGACATCTCGCACCACGGTCGCGACCCGGTCAAGAACGCCAAGATTCAGGCGATCAACACCTTCCACGTCGCCCAGCTCGCCCGGTTCCTGTCGAAGCTCAAGGCCATCCCCGAGGGGGATTCGACCGTGCTGGACAACAGCATGATCGTCTACGGCAGCGGCATCGGCGACGGCGACCGCCACAATCACAACGACCTGCCCGTCCTGCTCGCCGGCGGCTCCAACCTGTCGATCCAGCCCGGCCGGCACCTCGTCTATCCCAAGGACACGCCGATGAACAACCTCTACCTGTCGATGCTCCGTCGCGTCGGGGTCGAGGCCGACCGCCTGGGAGACAGCACCGGTCACCTGAGCGGGTTGGAAGGCTGA
- a CDS encoding PQQ-dependent sugar dehydrogenase, with protein MRRICPRGCAAWLPMLAMLASLAADATPARAEPPAQKRGSGAARPSGRPFGLERRVPWTTSNFSGTPEPPAPYLVTPAFPKLTFQSPVVVAAAPGIDRLFVGQVQGKILSFPVDPNCEKADLALDLKTVRPGLSNFYGLTFHPKFAQNHYVYVCYVEKDADPNGTRLSRFTMTKTDPPQIDPTSEKLIITWLGGGHNGACLAFGPDGYLYFSAGDAERPTPADSLMTGQDISDLLSSVMRIDVDHEDKGKPYRVPPDNPFVDLKDARPEVWAYGMRNPWKMSFDRETGQLWVGDVGWELWEMIYRVERGGNYGWSIVEGPQPVHAEGKRGPTPISPPAVSLSHSEASSITGGYVYRGKALPGLVGLYVYGDYQTGTVWGLKHDGTKTVSNEVIASTPLQLVAFGEDNAGELYALDHQRTQQLYKFVPNPAAGATVKFPRKLSQTGLFSQTKEQVPAPGVLPYSINAEFWADGAHGSRYLALPGKEQIEVSDRGGWNFPDGTVLARTVGLELEKGKPASRKNIETQVLHLEEGSWRPYSYVWDSLQEDATLADAAGTNLSFQVVDADAPGGKRTQAYRVSSRVECLICHNPWVEKKTTIFGRPSASPLAVSTGQWNKSHEFSKGKVDNQLRTFEHIGLFKSPIGAVAGKPGLAKMADPYDKKAKLEDRARSYLQVNCSHCHQFGAGGSANIVLSNSVMLDQTNAIDVRPIQGTFNLSGAKIIAAGEPDSSVLYYRICKTGGGRMPRMGSNLVDERGVALIHDWIETLPSKGNEPPKVANRGSAVETKAPPIDTLLASTSGALELMRLVENDRLDAAAKRQAIAKASASTQVEIRDLFERFLPEADRVKRLGDSIDPAVILATKGDPARGLALFKESGTQCKSCHKLDGVGLDFGPDLAKIGVKYTRPELLRHIMEPSHSVDPKYVGYLLESKDGQVHTGMLVSRSADEVVMRGPQEQTIRVPADQVEEFIPQAKSLMPELLLKDLTAQQAGDLLDFLMSLK; from the coding sequence ATGCGAAGGATCTGCCCGCGAGGCTGCGCCGCCTGGCTGCCGATGTTGGCCATGCTGGCCTCACTTGCCGCCGATGCCACCCCAGCCCGGGCCGAGCCCCCTGCGCAGAAACGCGGGTCGGGCGCCGCGAGGCCGTCGGGTCGCCCGTTCGGCCTCGAGCGTCGCGTCCCCTGGACCACCTCGAACTTCTCCGGCACCCCCGAGCCGCCCGCACCTTATCTCGTCACGCCGGCGTTTCCCAAGCTGACGTTCCAGTCTCCGGTCGTCGTCGCCGCTGCCCCGGGGATTGACCGCCTGTTCGTCGGCCAGGTTCAGGGCAAGATCCTCTCGTTCCCCGTCGACCCGAACTGCGAGAAGGCCGACCTGGCGCTCGATCTGAAGACGGTCCGGCCCGGCCTGTCGAACTTCTACGGCCTGACGTTCCACCCCAAGTTTGCGCAGAATCATTACGTCTACGTCTGCTACGTCGAGAAGGATGCCGATCCCAACGGCACGCGTCTCTCTCGGTTCACGATGACGAAGACCGACCCGCCGCAGATCGACCCCACCAGCGAGAAGTTGATCATCACCTGGCTTGGCGGCGGCCACAACGGCGCCTGCCTGGCATTCGGGCCCGACGGCTATCTCTACTTCTCCGCCGGCGACGCCGAGCGGCCCACGCCCGCCGACTCCCTGATGACGGGCCAGGACATCAGCGATCTTCTGTCCTCGGTCATGCGCATCGATGTTGATCATGAAGACAAGGGCAAGCCCTATCGCGTGCCGCCCGACAACCCGTTCGTTGACCTGAAGGACGCCAGGCCCGAGGTCTGGGCCTACGGCATGCGCAACCCCTGGAAGATGAGCTTCGACCGCGAGACGGGTCAGCTCTGGGTGGGCGATGTCGGCTGGGAACTCTGGGAGATGATCTATCGGGTCGAGCGCGGCGGGAATTATGGCTGGAGCATCGTCGAGGGGCCTCAGCCCGTCCACGCCGAGGGGAAGCGCGGGCCGACGCCGATCTCGCCGCCGGCCGTCTCGCTGTCGCACTCCGAGGCGTCGTCGATCACCGGCGGATATGTCTACCGAGGCAAGGCACTGCCCGGACTGGTGGGCCTCTATGTTTACGGAGACTACCAGACGGGCACCGTGTGGGGCCTGAAGCACGACGGCACGAAGACGGTCAGCAACGAGGTAATCGCCAGCACGCCGCTGCAACTGGTTGCCTTCGGCGAGGACAACGCGGGCGAGTTGTACGCGCTCGACCATCAGCGGACCCAGCAATTGTACAAGTTCGTGCCCAACCCGGCCGCCGGCGCGACGGTCAAGTTCCCCAGGAAGCTGAGCCAGACCGGCCTGTTCTCGCAGACCAAGGAGCAGGTCCCCGCCCCCGGCGTCCTGCCCTACTCGATCAACGCCGAGTTCTGGGCCGACGGGGCCCACGGCAGTCGCTACCTGGCCCTGCCCGGCAAGGAGCAGATCGAGGTGAGTGACCGCGGCGGCTGGAATTTCCCCGACGGCACGGTTCTGGCCCGCACGGTCGGCCTGGAGCTGGAGAAGGGGAAGCCCGCCAGCCGCAAGAACATCGAGACGCAGGTCCTGCACCTGGAAGAGGGGAGCTGGCGCCCCTATTCGTATGTCTGGGATAGCCTCCAGGAAGACGCGACCCTGGCCGATGCCGCCGGCACCAACCTCTCGTTCCAGGTGGTCGACGCGGATGCCCCCGGGGGGAAGCGGACCCAGGCCTATCGGGTCTCCAGCCGGGTCGAATGCCTGATCTGCCACAACCCATGGGTCGAGAAGAAGACGACGATCTTCGGCCGGCCGTCGGCCTCCCCCCTGGCGGTGTCGACCGGCCAGTGGAACAAGAGCCACGAGTTCAGCAAGGGGAAGGTCGACAATCAGCTTCGCACGTTTGAACATATCGGTCTGTTCAAGTCGCCGATCGGCGCGGTCGCGGGCAAACCCGGCCTGGCGAAGATGGCCGACCCCTACGACAAGAAAGCGAAGCTCGAGGACCGGGCGCGGTCGTACCTCCAGGTGAATTGCTCGCACTGCCACCAGTTCGGCGCCGGCGGCTCGGCCAACATCGTGCTGTCGAACTCGGTGATGCTCGATCAGACCAACGCGATCGACGTCCGGCCGATTCAGGGGACGTTCAACCTCTCCGGCGCCAAGATCATCGCCGCGGGCGAGCCCGACAGCTCGGTGCTCTACTACCGGATCTGCAAGACGGGCGGCGGGCGGATGCCCCGCATGGGGTCGAACCTGGTCGACGAGCGGGGCGTCGCCCTGATCCACGACTGGATCGAGACGCTGCCGTCGAAGGGGAATGAGCCGCCCAAGGTGGCCAATCGCGGCTCGGCCGTGGAGACCAAGGCCCCGCCGATCGACACGCTCCTCGCCTCGACCAGCGGCGCCCTGGAATTGATGAGGTTGGTCGAAAACGACCGGCTCGACGCGGCCGCCAAGCGACAGGCGATCGCCAAGGCGAGCGCATCGACGCAGGTCGAGATCCGCGACCTGTTCGAGCGATTCCTGCCCGAGGCCGATCGGGTGAAGCGCCTGGGCGACTCGATCGACCCTGCGGTGATCCTGGCCACGAAGGGGGATCCGGCCCGCGGCCTGGCCCTTTTCAAGGAGTCGGGCACGCAATGCAAGAGCTGTCACAAGCTCGACGGCGTGGGCCTGGACTTCGGCCCCGACCTGGCCAAGATCGGCGTCAAGTACACCCGCCCCGAGCTCCTGAGGCACATCATGGAGCCGTCGCATTCGGTCGACCCCAAATATGTGGGTTACTTGCTGGAAAGCAAGGACGGGCAGGTCCACACCGGGATGCTCGTCTCCAGGTCGGCCGACGAGGTCGTGATGCGGGGGCCGCAGGAGCAGACCATCCGCGTGCCGGCCGACCAGGTCGAGGAGTTCATCCCCCAGGCCAAGTCGCTGATGCCCGAGCTGCTGCTGAAGGACCTGACCGCGCAGCAGGCCGGCGACCTGCTCGACTTCCTGATGAGCCTGAAGTGA
- a CDS encoding VCBS repeat-containing protein, producing MNRRLAAAFALALMGAGPAFAGSLKFDRFVLDESIPDGYQVEVADVNGDGKPDVVGLGGGTSAWYENPSWTKHIITSGTQTPGIISTATADLDGDGRAEVAIAYEFSMNDPTRGKLGLATQKEGPDGGWSFRKLADLGSIHRLRSGNFGDGPGPTLVVAPIFGRSAKGPAFDQEGATLRLFRPRPGQGEVEWAGRTLEPAFPVMHAIDVIDYNGDGRSDILTASQGGVSRVQVDRPAKDKFIVTKLAPGAPQSAPRTGSSEVHLGRMKGGRRFLATIEPWHGTEVVICPETEPGSGRFGERQVLDASLVDGHALWVADVDRDGDDEIFAGFRGKGTSVFAYDWDGKAWTKTVVDAAIAAQDLRGGDLDGDGTPDVVAIGGKTHNLVWYKPLKAEPTP from the coding sequence ATGAACCGACGACTCGCCGCCGCCTTCGCGCTCGCCCTGATGGGTGCCGGCCCGGCATTCGCCGGCTCCCTTAAATTCGACCGGTTCGTCCTCGACGAATCCATCCCCGACGGCTACCAGGTCGAGGTCGCCGACGTCAACGGAGACGGCAAGCCCGACGTCGTCGGCCTGGGTGGCGGAACCAGCGCCTGGTATGAAAATCCGAGCTGGACGAAGCACATCATCACATCCGGCACGCAGACTCCGGGCATCATCAGCACCGCCACCGCCGACCTCGACGGCGATGGCCGCGCCGAGGTCGCCATCGCCTATGAGTTCTCGATGAACGACCCGACCAGGGGCAAGCTCGGCCTGGCCACCCAGAAGGAAGGGCCCGACGGCGGCTGGAGCTTCCGCAAGCTGGCCGACCTTGGGAGCATCCACCGCCTGCGCTCGGGCAACTTCGGCGACGGCCCCGGCCCCACCCTGGTCGTCGCACCCATCTTCGGCCGATCGGCCAAAGGCCCGGCCTTCGACCAGGAAGGCGCAACGCTCAGGCTCTTCCGGCCCAGGCCGGGTCAGGGCGAGGTCGAATGGGCCGGCCGCACGCTCGAGCCCGCCTTCCCGGTGATGCACGCCATCGACGTGATCGACTACAACGGCGACGGCCGATCCGACATCCTCACCGCCAGCCAGGGCGGCGTGTCCCGCGTCCAGGTCGACCGCCCGGCCAAGGACAAGTTCATCGTCACCAAGCTGGCACCCGGCGCCCCCCAGTCGGCCCCGCGCACCGGCTCCAGCGAGGTCCACCTCGGCCGGATGAAGGGGGGCCGCAGGTTCCTGGCCACCATCGAGCCCTGGCACGGCACCGAGGTCGTCATCTGCCCCGAGACCGAGCCCGGCTCGGGCCGATTCGGCGAGCGGCAGGTCCTCGACGCGTCCCTCGTCGACGGCCACGCCCTCTGGGTGGCCGACGTCGACCGCGACGGTGATGACGAGATTTTCGCCGGCTTCCGGGGCAAGGGAACCAGCGTCTTCGCCTACGACTGGGACGGCAAGGCCTGGACGAAAACCGTCGTCGACGCCGCCATCGCCGCCCAGGACCTGCGCGGGGGGGACCTCGACGGCGACGGCACGCCCGACGTCGTGGCCATCGGCGGAAAGACGCATAACCTCGTCTGGTACAAGCCCCTCAAGGCCGAGCCGACGCCATGA
- a CDS encoding DUF1592 domain-containing protein: protein MIRPAPNPARRRPQGLIRGSLVAIALSVGVYAPAAFAADAPRVSFKQDIAPLMARYCVDCHGGGKKAKGGVDVASFDSEVIAPKDRKVWERIVENIESGSMPPEDKPQMTDHEVARIADWVKGQFASPDCGLIVPGRVTMRRLNRAEYNNTTRDLLGVDLHLADDFPSDDVGYGFDNIGDVLTLPPLLFERYLAAAEQLSEAAIVARRIVPGPESKLLAGSKVLGTNGDVSEPFSVPKAGQYIVRVRAYGQQAGNEAAKMAIRLDGKDLAVVEVQATEDAQGVYEVKIDANPGRVTVSAAFLNDYYVPANSTEQAQDRNLFIESIEVQGPAQAAILPESHTRIFFRDSSPGTERVAAKAILERLIGRAYRRPARGEELERLVQLVLQVQQDGETFERGIQLALQAVLASPNFLYRVETERRKTRLGDPIKPGDVEDLNDYELASRLSYFLWSSMPDDELLSLAAEGTLKSPATLESQARRMLKDPKSRSLVEEFGGQWLQLRNLKTINPDPARFPGFDDALRTAMRRETELFFESIVRDDRSLTEFLDSDYTYLNERLAKHYGIDGVTGDEFRKVTLTGDRRGGVLTHASVLTVTSNPTRTSPVKRGKWILEQILGSPPPPPPPDVPELGDEKGQLTGSLRQRMEQHRANPSCASCHARMDPLGFGFENYDAVGAWRDVEGPYKVDASGELPSGQTFGTPKELKAILMGKRDAFSRCLAEKMMTYATGRGLDYRDQCMVDRVVAALSQDEYKFSRLVVEIVKSDPFRRRGGQGSEP from the coding sequence ATGATCCGACCCGCCCCCAATCCCGCCCGTCGTCGGCCGCAAGGTCTCATTCGTGGATCCTTGGTCGCGATCGCCCTGAGCGTTGGTGTCTACGCCCCCGCCGCCTTCGCCGCAGACGCGCCGCGGGTCTCGTTCAAGCAGGACATCGCCCCGCTGATGGCCCGCTATTGCGTCGACTGCCACGGCGGCGGCAAGAAGGCCAAGGGGGGTGTGGACGTCGCCTCGTTCGACTCCGAGGTGATCGCCCCCAAGGATCGTAAGGTCTGGGAGCGCATCGTCGAGAACATCGAGTCGGGCTCGATGCCGCCGGAAGACAAGCCGCAGATGACCGACCATGAGGTGGCCCGCATCGCCGACTGGGTGAAGGGCCAATTCGCCAGCCCCGACTGCGGCCTGATCGTCCCCGGCCGCGTCACCATGCGGCGGCTCAACCGGGCCGAGTACAACAACACCACCCGCGACCTGCTGGGCGTCGACCTCCACCTCGCCGACGACTTCCCATCGGACGACGTGGGCTACGGCTTCGACAACATCGGCGACGTGCTCACCCTGCCTCCGCTCCTGTTCGAACGGTACCTGGCGGCCGCCGAGCAGCTCTCCGAGGCCGCGATCGTCGCCCGGCGGATCGTGCCCGGCCCCGAATCGAAGCTCCTCGCCGGGAGTAAGGTCCTCGGCACGAACGGCGACGTCTCCGAGCCTTTCAGCGTCCCGAAGGCCGGTCAGTACATCGTCCGCGTCCGCGCCTACGGCCAGCAGGCCGGGAACGAGGCGGCGAAGATGGCCATCAGGCTCGACGGCAAGGATCTCGCCGTCGTCGAGGTGCAGGCCACCGAGGATGCTCAAGGCGTCTACGAAGTCAAGATCGACGCAAACCCTGGCCGTGTCACGGTCTCCGCAGCCTTCCTCAACGACTATTACGTCCCGGCCAACTCGACCGAGCAGGCACAGGACCGGAACCTCTTCATCGAGTCGATCGAGGTCCAGGGGCCGGCCCAGGCCGCCATCTTGCCGGAGTCGCACACCCGGATCTTCTTCCGCGACTCCTCGCCGGGCACGGAACGCGTGGCCGCCAAGGCGATCCTCGAACGCCTCATCGGCCGGGCCTATCGGCGGCCGGCTCGCGGCGAGGAGCTCGAGCGGCTCGTCCAGCTCGTCCTCCAGGTGCAGCAAGACGGCGAGACCTTCGAACGAGGGATCCAGCTTGCCCTGCAAGCCGTCCTCGCCTCGCCGAACTTCCTCTACCGGGTCGAGACCGAGCGGCGCAAGACCAGGCTGGGCGACCCGATCAAGCCGGGCGACGTCGAGGACCTGAACGACTACGAGCTGGCCAGCCGGCTGTCGTACTTCCTCTGGAGCAGCATGCCCGACGACGAGCTGCTCTCGCTGGCCGCCGAAGGTACCCTGAAGTCGCCCGCCACCCTCGAGTCGCAAGCCCGCCGGATGCTGAAGGATCCCAAGTCGCGATCCCTCGTCGAGGAGTTCGGCGGCCAGTGGCTTCAGCTCCGCAACCTCAAGACGATCAACCCCGACCCAGCCCGATTTCCCGGCTTCGACGATGCCCTTCGCACCGCGATGAGGCGTGAGACCGAGCTCTTTTTCGAGTCGATCGTCCGCGACGACCGCAGCCTGACCGAGTTCCTCGACTCCGACTACACCTACTTGAACGAGCGCCTCGCCAAACATTACGGCATCGACGGAGTGACCGGCGACGAGTTCCGCAAGGTGACGCTCACGGGCGATCGGCGCGGGGGCGTCCTGACGCATGCCAGCGTGTTGACCGTCACGTCGAACCCGACGCGGACCTCGCCGGTGAAGCGCGGCAAGTGGATCCTGGAGCAGATCCTCGGATCGCCGCCGCCTCCACCGCCGCCCGACGTACCCGAGCTGGGGGACGAGAAGGGCCAGCTCACCGGGTCGCTCAGGCAGCGGATGGAGCAGCACCGTGCCAACCCGAGCTGCGCCTCGTGCCACGCACGGATGGACCCGCTCGGCTTCGGCTTCGAGAATTACGACGCCGTGGGCGCCTGGCGCGACGTCGAGGGGCCATACAAGGTCGACGCCTCGGGCGAGCTGCCGTCGGGGCAGACCTTCGGCACGCCCAAAGAGCTGAAGGCCATCCTGATGGGCAAGCGGGACGCGTTCTCACGCTGCCTGGCCGAGAAGATGATGACCTACGCCACGGGACGAGGGCTCGACTACCGCGACCAGTGCATGGTCGACCGGGTCGTGGCCGCCCTTTCCCAGGATGAGTATAAATTCTCTCGACTCGTCGTCGAGATCGTCAAAAGCGACCCCTTCCGGAGGCGGGGGGGGCAGGGGAGCGAGCCGTGA